The proteins below come from a single Gordonia pseudamarae genomic window:
- a CDS encoding FHA domain-containing protein FhaB/FipA, translating into MQGLVLQLTRFGFLLLLWLFVYAVIRTLRTDIASAGGSRIIRRDRRARGDHVKGSARYLVVTHGALANTRITLGAQAVLLGRAADSTLVLTDDYASERHARLSRRGDDWYVEDLGSTNGTYLDRSKVTTAVRVPINTPIRIGKTVIELRP; encoded by the coding sequence ATGCAGGGCTTGGTACTTCAGCTCACCCGATTCGGGTTTCTTCTGTTGCTCTGGCTCTTCGTCTACGCGGTGATCCGGACGCTACGCACCGACATCGCCTCCGCAGGCGGGTCCCGCATCATCCGTCGCGACCGGCGCGCCCGCGGCGACCACGTGAAGGGCTCGGCCCGGTACCTCGTCGTCACCCACGGCGCACTCGCCAACACCCGTATCACCCTCGGCGCCCAGGCCGTACTGCTCGGCCGCGCGGCCGACTCCACCCTCGTCCTCACCGACGACTACGCCTCCGAACGCCACGCGCGGCTGTCCCGGCGCGGCGACGACTGGTACGTGGAGGACCTCGGCTCCACCAACGGCACGTATCTCGACCGCTCGAAGGTCACCACCGCCGTCCGCGTCCCCATCAACACGCCGATCCGCATCGGTAAGACCGTGATCGAGCTGCGCCCGTGA
- a CDS encoding peptidoglycan D,D-transpeptidase FtsI family protein translates to MNTPIRRVAMAVIIMVVALLANATYVQVFKADSLRADSRNNRVLLDEYARQRGAITADGTVIATSTPIDGRLKFLRTYPTGSAAAFAPVTGFYSFQYGSTGIEQYENSILNGNDDRLFGQRFLDMFSGRDPRGGNVVTTINPRMQKAAYEAMRNGCTGGCRGAVVALEPNTGKILALVSSPSYDPNKLASHDQAVREENWARWNSADSVSDPMLNRAINQLYPPGSTFKVVTTASALRQGVSPDIRLTAAPQITLPGTDTSLSNYGGQTCPDGSGGTVSLTQAFQYSCNTAFVQLTTERMTDARSSFTDTAGRFGLDEQPTDIPLPVSSSTVGEVSDLAALGQSSIGQRDVRVTPLQNAMIAATVANGGVRMQPYLVDKLQSADLRTLHTTQPSTINSPIDADQAETLTQLMILSERHTAGAGGAVSIASKTGTAEHSEVSGADETPYSWYIAFGPSSNAKVAVAVIVENGDLGASSTGGAVAAPIGRAVINARLGGAGG, encoded by the coding sequence ATGAACACTCCCATCCGGCGCGTGGCGATGGCGGTGATCATCATGGTCGTCGCGCTGCTCGCCAATGCCACCTACGTACAGGTCTTCAAGGCCGACTCGCTGCGCGCCGACTCGCGCAACAACCGGGTGCTGCTCGACGAGTACGCGCGCCAGCGCGGTGCGATCACCGCCGACGGCACCGTCATCGCCACCTCCACGCCGATCGACGGCCGACTGAAGTTCCTGCGCACCTACCCGACCGGCTCGGCGGCCGCATTCGCCCCCGTCACCGGGTTCTACTCGTTCCAGTACGGCAGCACCGGGATCGAGCAGTACGAGAACTCGATCCTCAATGGCAACGACGACCGGCTGTTCGGTCAGCGCTTCCTCGACATGTTCTCCGGCCGCGACCCCCGCGGCGGCAACGTGGTAACCACCATCAACCCACGCATGCAGAAGGCGGCCTACGAGGCCATGCGCAACGGCTGCACGGGTGGCTGTCGCGGCGCGGTGGTGGCGCTTGAACCCAACACCGGCAAGATCCTCGCCCTCGTGTCGTCCCCGAGCTACGACCCCAACAAGCTCGCCAGCCACGACCAGGCCGTCCGTGAGGAGAACTGGGCCAGGTGGAACTCGGCCGACTCGGTGTCCGACCCGATGCTCAACCGGGCGATCAACCAACTCTATCCGCCCGGATCGACGTTCAAGGTGGTCACCACGGCCTCGGCCCTGCGCCAGGGCGTCAGCCCCGACATCCGGCTGACCGCGGCGCCGCAGATCACCCTGCCCGGCACCGACACGTCGCTGTCCAACTACGGCGGTCAGACCTGCCCGGACGGGTCCGGCGGAACCGTATCGCTCACACAAGCATTCCAGTACTCGTGCAATACCGCGTTCGTACAACTGACCACCGAGCGGATGACGGACGCAAGGTCCTCGTTCACCGACACCGCCGGCCGGTTCGGTCTCGACGAGCAGCCCACCGACATCCCGCTGCCGGTGTCGTCCTCAACGGTCGGGGAAGTATCCGACCTGGCCGCACTGGGCCAGTCCTCCATCGGGCAGCGTGATGTGCGTGTCACTCCACTGCAGAACGCGATGATCGCCGCGACGGTCGCCAACGGCGGCGTCCGGATGCAGCCGTACCTCGTCGACAAGCTCCAGTCCGCCGACCTGCGCACCCTGCACACGACACAACCGAGCACCATCAACTCGCCGATCGACGCAGATCAGGCCGAGACGCTGACACAGCTGATGATCCTGTCCGAACGGCACACCGCGGGGGCGGGCGGCGCGGTGTCGATCGCGTCGAAGACCGGAACCGCCGAACATTCAGAAGTATCGGGGGCCGACGAGACGCCGTACAGCTGGTACATCGCGTTCGGTCCGTCGTCGAACGCGAAGGTGGCCGTCGCGGTGATCGTGGAGAATGGCGATCTCGGGGCGTCGTCGACCGGCGGCGCCGTCGCGGCGCCGATCGGACGCGCCGTCATCAACGCACGGCTGGGAGGTGCAGGCGGATGA
- a CDS encoding serine/threonine-protein kinase: protein MTLSNGTTIADRYRLMRLIATGGMGQVWEALDTRLGRRVAVKVLKAEYTNDPEFTARFRTEAQTTARLNNPGIANVFDYGETPDRGTGEPLAYLVMELVDGEPLNSVISRMGRLSLANSLDMLEQTGRALQAAHDQGLVHRDVKPGNILITPTGQVKITDFGIAKAVDAAPVTQTGMVMGTAQYISPEQATGDEATSASDVYALGVVGYEALTGRRPFLGEGAITVAMKHIHETPPPLPSNLPSGVRELIEITMAKDPQQRYANGGEFADAVAAVRAGRRPPRPGGLAATSTLNPGTRSTTSTRAMSTGAATSARYSPSPSTYSGPSYGSPPQPPRPTPSDSTWTTGQKVLAAVAGVLLLGALGLVGYWLANADSDTDTRRTPATTVTTTTTEDTGADEPQQTVEETIPEVTEEETTTMATTTATTTATATATEETTENTSETTTEDTSTEDTATEEAGADDIEETATEEQDNGSGLTISIPVPFQ from the coding sequence ATGACCCTATCGAATGGAACCACCATCGCCGACCGCTATCGGCTGATGCGACTCATCGCCACCGGCGGTATGGGGCAGGTGTGGGAGGCCCTCGACACCCGGCTCGGCCGTCGGGTGGCGGTCAAGGTACTCAAAGCCGAGTACACCAACGACCCCGAGTTCACCGCCCGCTTCCGGACCGAGGCGCAGACGACGGCCCGGCTCAACAACCCGGGCATCGCCAATGTCTTCGACTACGGCGAGACACCTGACCGTGGTACCGGCGAACCGTTGGCGTACCTGGTGATGGAACTCGTCGACGGCGAGCCGCTGAACTCGGTCATCTCCCGGATGGGCCGGTTGTCCCTGGCGAATTCCCTCGACATGCTCGAGCAGACCGGCCGGGCGCTCCAGGCCGCACACGACCAGGGTCTTGTGCACCGTGACGTCAAACCGGGCAACATTCTGATCACCCCCACCGGGCAGGTCAAGATCACCGACTTCGGCATCGCCAAGGCCGTCGACGCCGCACCCGTGACGCAGACCGGCATGGTGATGGGCACCGCCCAGTACATCTCGCCCGAGCAGGCCACCGGCGACGAGGCGACATCCGCCTCGGATGTGTACGCGCTGGGTGTCGTCGGCTACGAGGCGCTCACCGGGCGCAGGCCCTTCCTCGGCGAGGGCGCGATCACCGTCGCGATGAAACACATCCACGAAACACCACCACCGTTGCCGAGCAACCTCCCGTCGGGAGTGCGTGAACTCATCGAGATCACCATGGCCAAGGATCCGCAGCAGCGGTACGCCAACGGCGGCGAATTCGCCGACGCCGTGGCCGCGGTGCGGGCCGGACGCCGGCCGCCGCGACCGGGTGGGCTCGCCGCCACCAGCACCCTCAACCCCGGTACCCGGTCGACGACATCGACGCGGGCCATGAGCACCGGCGCCGCCACCTCCGCCCGGTATTCGCCCTCACCGTCGACCTACAGCGGCCCGAGCTACGGCTCACCGCCGCAGCCACCGCGCCCCACTCCCTCCGACAGCACCTGGACCACCGGGCAAAAGGTGCTCGCCGCGGTGGCCGGCGTACTGCTGCTCGGGGCGTTGGGTCTGGTCGGATACTGGCTGGCCAACGCCGATTCGGACACCGACACCCGGCGAACCCCGGCCACCACCGTGACCACCACCACGACGGAGGACACCGGGGCCGACGAACCCCAGCAGACCGTGGAGGAGACGATTCCCGAGGTCACCGAAGAGGAGACCACGACCATGGCCACAACCACGGCCACGACCACGGCCACGGCCACGGCCACGGAGGAGACCACCGAGAACACCTCGGAGACGACCACCGAGGACACCAGTACCGAGGACACGGCCACGGAGGAGGCCGGCGCCGACGACATCGAGGAGACCGCGACCGAGGAACAGGACAACGGTTCCGGACTGACCATCTCGATTCCGGTGCCGTTCCAATGA
- a CDS encoding class I SAM-dependent DNA methyltransferase: MDKPGYDVMADAYAELLPEAFSTPLERRVVDAFIGLLDDADATVCDIGCGTGHVAGYLRNGGIDVIGVDPSLAMLTHARNTYPDVSFIEDDAWASTVALDDCAGIIARFSVIHVDPEQVPVIFASWFRRLREGSHILVACQSSDDPGAHEFDHAVARAWRWHPDTLADALTSAGFTEVFRTVSRPSEGFHRFPEVHIAARRSVTQDNWDGFRS, translated from the coding sequence GTGGACAAGCCGGGATATGACGTGATGGCCGATGCCTACGCCGAGCTGTTGCCGGAGGCGTTCAGCACACCGCTGGAACGGCGGGTCGTCGATGCGTTCATCGGCCTGCTCGACGATGCCGACGCTACGGTGTGCGATATCGGTTGTGGTACAGGTCACGTCGCGGGATATCTGCGGAACGGGGGCATCGACGTCATCGGCGTGGATCCGAGCCTGGCGATGCTGACACACGCGCGGAACACCTACCCGGACGTGTCGTTCATCGAGGACGACGCGTGGGCATCGACCGTTGCGCTGGATGACTGTGCCGGAATCATCGCCAGGTTCAGTGTGATTCATGTTGATCCCGAGCAGGTTCCGGTGATCTTCGCATCCTGGTTCAGGCGACTGCGCGAAGGAAGTCACATCCTCGTCGCCTGTCAGAGCAGCGACGATCCCGGGGCTCACGAGTTCGACCACGCCGTCGCCCGTGCCTGGCGCTGGCACCCCGACACCCTCGCCGACGCACTCACCTCCGCCGGCTTCACTGAGGTATTCCGGACGGTCAGTCGTCCCAGCGAAGGTTTCCACCGGTTTCCCGAAGTGCACATTGCCGCGAGAAGGTCGGTGACTCAGGATAACTGGGACGGTTTTCGGTCGTAG
- a CDS encoding DUF3662 and FHA domain-containing protein, whose amino-acid sequence MGFLQRIERKLEGAVDDGFARVFGGRVAPQEIEIGLQREAEESREDLGDGTVLVANRYTLHLSSSDFQEVAAEYELNRKTFSKHLETFIRDNGWQTYGKVVVEFAETPALHTGIFRSQGAVDPDARPRPIQPPATPAPTQSAPDQGAESPAHRPAAPQPPAAPEPYGANRQVGAPHMSQESGYDQRRSAAEPGYGQGQEGYYGQQGYDQGGYQQGGGYEQGYAQQGYDQQGAYQGYSQQGYEQGGYEQGYSQQGYDQGGYEQGYSQQDYSQQDYGQQDYDPAAYQGGYDQQGYAAQQGGYPQQGGYQQGYAPQGGYDPAYGRQAAGYAPAAITLYLEDGSNRTFQLREGSNVIGRGQDAQFRLPDTGVSRRHVEIRWDGNVAMLTDLNSTNGTTVNDLQVSSWELADGDRIRVGHSDISVRFQ is encoded by the coding sequence ATGGGTTTCTTGCAGCGTATCGAACGCAAGCTCGAAGGCGCCGTCGATGACGGATTCGCCCGCGTCTTCGGTGGCCGGGTCGCGCCACAGGAGATCGAGATCGGTCTTCAGCGTGAGGCCGAGGAGTCGAGGGAGGATCTCGGGGACGGGACCGTGCTGGTCGCCAACCGGTACACCCTGCACCTCAGCTCTTCCGACTTCCAGGAGGTGGCGGCGGAGTACGAGCTCAACCGAAAGACGTTTTCCAAACATCTCGAGACGTTCATCCGCGACAATGGGTGGCAGACGTACGGGAAAGTCGTGGTCGAGTTCGCCGAGACCCCGGCTCTGCACACCGGTATCTTTCGTTCACAGGGGGCAGTCGACCCCGATGCCCGACCCCGGCCGATACAGCCACCCGCCACACCGGCGCCCACGCAATCCGCCCCCGACCAGGGAGCCGAGAGCCCGGCGCACCGACCCGCAGCACCACAACCCCCCGCAGCACCTGAACCATACGGTGCGAACCGACAAGTAGGAGCTCCACACATGTCTCAGGAATCCGGCTACGACCAGCGCCGCAGCGCCGCCGAACCCGGCTACGGGCAGGGCCAGGAGGGCTACTACGGCCAACAGGGCTATGACCAGGGCGGCTATCAGCAGGGTGGCGGGTACGAACAGGGCTATGCCCAGCAGGGCTACGACCAGCAGGGTGCCTACCAGGGTTACAGCCAGCAGGGCTACGAACAGGGCGGGTACGAACAGGGTTACAGCCAGCAGGGCTATGACCAGGGCGGGTACGAACAGGGCTACAGCCAGCAGGACTACAGCCAGCAGGACTACGGCCAGCAGGACTACGACCCGGCCGCCTACCAGGGCGGCTACGACCAGCAGGGCTACGCGGCCCAGCAGGGCGGCTATCCGCAACAGGGCGGCTACCAGCAGGGCTACGCGCCCCAGGGCGGCTACGACCCCGCCTACGGCCGTCAGGCCGCAGGCTACGCACCCGCCGCGATCACGCTGTACCTCGAGGACGGCAGCAACCGCACCTTCCAGCTGCGTGAGGGCTCCAATGTCATCGGCCGCGGTCAGGACGCCCAGTTCCGGCTCCCCGACACCGGCGTCTCGCGTCGGCACGTGGAGATCCGCTGGGACGGCAATGTCGCCATGCTGACCGACCTGAACTCCACCAACGGCACCACGGTCAACGACCTACAGGTCTCGAGCTGGGAACTCGCCGACGGCGACCGGATCCGTGTCGGGCACTCCGACATCTCGGTCCGCTTCCAGTAG
- a CDS encoding FtsW/RodA/SpoVE family cell cycle protein: MSTPAAQHAPPSSPPTHTGRNTELLLLGFGLGLVVVALIIVQTAQEQTVTTDLAKYIAAYAVLFAAAHVAVRRLAPHADPLILPIVAVLNGLGLVMIHRLDLGSGHTGETINATEPTHNADQQLLWATLGITAFTLILFFVRDHRTLSRYAYILGVGGLVLLAIPAILPSRFSEINGSKNWIVTPVFSIQPSEFAKILIIIFTASFLVSKRDLFTTAGKHFLGMDFPRARDLGPLLAAWVISVGVLVYSSDLGSSLLIFATMLTMVYIATERASWLVLGIALFLVGALIAYQLFSHLQLRVEIWRDPFEDFDGAGYQIGQSLFGLATGGLFGTGLGSGRPNIVPFANTDFIVTSFGEELGLVGLAAILMLYLTLIVRGLRTGVAVRDSFGKLLAAGLSFTIAVQIFVVVGGVTKLIPLTGLTTPFMSYGGSSLLANYILVALLLRISNAAREPDTSKPKTVPKPLESLPTQVVRQA, from the coding sequence ATGTCGACACCCGCAGCGCAGCACGCCCCACCCAGCAGCCCGCCCACGCATACCGGCCGCAACACCGAGCTCCTCCTGCTCGGTTTCGGGCTCGGACTCGTCGTCGTGGCCCTGATCATCGTGCAGACCGCGCAGGAGCAGACGGTCACCACCGACCTCGCCAAGTACATCGCCGCGTACGCCGTCCTGTTCGCGGCCGCGCACGTCGCGGTCCGCCGGCTCGCACCCCACGCCGACCCGCTGATCCTGCCGATCGTCGCCGTCCTCAACGGGCTCGGACTGGTGATGATCCACCGGCTCGACCTCGGATCGGGGCACACCGGCGAAACCATCAACGCCACCGAACCGACGCACAACGCCGACCAGCAGCTGCTGTGGGCGACGCTCGGCATCACCGCGTTCACCTTGATCCTGTTCTTTGTACGAGATCACCGCACCCTGTCGCGGTACGCCTACATCCTGGGCGTCGGCGGGTTGGTGCTCCTCGCGATCCCGGCGATCCTGCCGTCCCGGTTCTCCGAGATCAACGGCTCCAAGAACTGGATCGTCACCCCGGTGTTCAGCATCCAGCCCAGCGAGTTCGCCAAAATCCTGATCATCATCTTCACCGCGTCGTTCCTGGTGTCCAAGCGCGACCTGTTCACCACCGCCGGCAAGCACTTTCTCGGCATGGACTTCCCCCGGGCACGCGACCTCGGGCCGCTGCTGGCCGCCTGGGTGATCTCGGTGGGCGTGCTCGTCTACTCCTCCGACCTCGGCTCGTCACTGCTGATCTTCGCCACGATGCTGACGATGGTCTACATCGCCACCGAACGCGCCAGCTGGCTGGTCCTGGGTATCGCACTGTTCCTGGTGGGTGCGCTCATCGCCTACCAGCTGTTCTCCCACCTGCAACTTCGGGTGGAGATCTGGCGCGACCCGTTCGAGGACTTCGACGGCGCCGGCTACCAGATCGGGCAATCGCTGTTCGGGCTGGCCACCGGCGGACTGTTCGGTACCGGTCTGGGCTCGGGCCGGCCCAACATCGTGCCGTTCGCCAACACCGACTTCATCGTCACCTCGTTCGGTGAGGAACTCGGTCTGGTGGGGCTCGCCGCAATCCTGATGCTGTACCTGACGCTGATCGTGCGCGGCCTGCGCACCGGCGTCGCCGTCCGTGACAGCTTCGGCAAACTGCTCGCCGCCGGACTGTCGTTCACGATCGCGGTGCAGATCTTCGTCGTGGTGGGCGGCGTCACCAAATTGATCCCGCTGACGGGCCTGACCACACCGTTCATGTCGTACGGCGGATCGTCGCTGCTGGCCAACTACATCCTGGTCGCACTGCTGCTGCGCATCTCCAACGCGGCGCGCGAACCCGACACCAGCAAGCCCAAGACCGTGCCCAAGCCGCTCGAATCGCTGCCGACGCAGGTGGTCCGCCAGGCATGA
- a CDS encoding PP2C family protein-serine/threonine phosphatase → MTLVLRYIARSDRGLVRANNEDSVYAGARLLALADGMGGHAAGEVASQLVIGAMRELDDDEPGGDLLDKLDQATRRGNDAIAVQVARAPELDGMGTTLTAILFAGNRIGLCHIGDSRAYLYRDGQLTQITRDDTFVQTLVDEGQITAEQAHVHPQRSLIMRALTGQPVEPTLTVREARPGDRYLLCSDGLSDVVTSETLADTLGSVEDHRGCADRLIELALRGGGPDNVTVVVADVIDTEYGESRPIVGGAAGTDDETYTPDPATAAGRAAALRPPPAETRRPSIIDDEPPVKRNPLWKWLVIAAVALVVAGLVVGFFVVRAMFSNSHYAGVEDDKVVIFQGSPDKIAFLTFSDGAKRACVRDPDQDNPEVFFTDYSAESDCTALDISDLQEIDRNTLRSNVIRNKSLDEAEDAVRALNFLPMCAPPAPEPAPRDTRTPTPRGESETPESEAPKPGTPGPDGPTTTSAAPQTGRSQTGTSQTGAPGTLPEASTAASASIPEQRDDNGNKICRGTV, encoded by the coding sequence GTGACCCTAGTCTTGCGCTACATCGCGCGCAGTGACCGTGGCCTGGTGCGCGCCAATAACGAAGACTCCGTGTACGCCGGCGCACGCCTGCTCGCGCTGGCCGACGGCATGGGCGGGCATGCTGCGGGCGAGGTCGCCAGCCAACTGGTCATCGGCGCGATGCGCGAACTCGACGACGACGAACCCGGCGGTGACCTGCTCGATAAACTCGACCAGGCCACACGGCGTGGCAACGACGCGATCGCCGTCCAGGTGGCCCGCGCACCCGAACTCGACGGCATGGGCACCACGCTCACCGCGATCCTGTTCGCCGGTAACCGGATCGGCCTCTGCCACATCGGCGACTCACGCGCCTATCTGTACCGCGACGGGCAACTCACCCAGATCACCCGCGACGACACCTTTGTACAGACCCTCGTCGACGAGGGGCAGATCACCGCCGAGCAGGCCCATGTGCACCCACAGCGCTCGCTGATCATGCGGGCGCTCACCGGTCAGCCCGTCGAACCCACCCTGACCGTCCGCGAGGCACGGCCCGGCGACCGTTACCTCCTGTGCAGCGACGGCCTCTCCGATGTGGTCACCTCCGAGACCCTCGCCGACACCCTCGGCTCGGTCGAGGATCACCGCGGCTGCGCCGACCGGCTCATCGAGCTGGCGTTGCGCGGCGGCGGACCCGACAACGTGACGGTCGTGGTGGCCGATGTGATCGACACCGAGTACGGCGAATCGCGGCCCATCGTCGGTGGCGCCGCCGGCACCGACGACGAGACCTACACCCCCGACCCGGCCACCGCCGCCGGGCGGGCCGCGGCGCTGCGCCCGCCGCCCGCCGAGACCCGCAGGCCCTCGATCATCGACGACGAACCGCCCGTCAAACGCAATCCGCTGTGGAAATGGCTGGTGATCGCCGCCGTCGCACTGGTCGTCGCCGGGCTCGTGGTGGGTTTCTTCGTGGTCCGCGCCATGTTCAGCAACAGTCACTACGCCGGCGTCGAGGACGACAAGGTGGTGATCTTCCAGGGTTCCCCCGACAAGATCGCGTTCCTGACGTTCAGCGACGGTGCGAAACGGGCATGCGTCCGCGACCCCGATCAGGACAACCCCGAGGTGTTCTTCACCGACTACTCCGCCGAGTCCGACTGCACCGCGCTCGACATATCCGACCTCCAAGAGATCGATCGTAATACGCTGCGCAGCAACGTAATCCGAAACAAGTCACTGGACGAGGCCGAGGACGCGGTGCGCGCCCTGAACTTCCTGCCGATGTGCGCGCCGCCCGCCCCGGAGCCGGCACCGCGCGACACGCGCACCCCGACACCCCGTGGCGAGTCCGAAACCCCCGAGTCCGAAGCCCCCAAGCCCGGCACCCCCGGTCCGGACGGCCCCACGACCACCAGCGCGGCGCCCCAGACCGGACGGTCACAGACCGGAACGTCGCAGACGGGGGCACCCGGAACCCTGCCCGAGGCGAGCACCGCGGCATCGGCGTCGATCCCCGAACAACGGGACGACAACGGTAACAAGATCTGCCGGGGTACGGTCTGA
- a CDS encoding esterase/lipase family protein, translating to MIKSPMRVAAVLAALAVTAVFAAPTADAAPKNKLPVVWDLGHAIPRTLDASVSPPGANDWKYKPSREHPRPVVLVPPTGSTQGNAFFAGAPFLKNRGYCVFTFNHGNLTPIDQIPVQGLGDIRQSARTLARTVDRVRAATGVDKVDLVGHSQGGGILPDYYLKFLGGGNKVHTKVGISPSTGTTLNEIVFLRTLVPILGPAVYNGLAFVAPALIQQVYDSPLNQRTYGRNSTPPGVDVRSLPASVTYHSIITQYDEVVTPFTFQYYDGPNAYNVLLQDGCQADMSDHISSLYDKRAWLHVLNALDPANAEPVPCFHVAPFLGSAR from the coding sequence ATGATCAAGTCACCAATGCGCGTAGCGGCAGTTCTTGCCGCACTGGCGGTGACCGCAGTGTTCGCGGCTCCGACCGCCGACGCCGCACCGAAGAACAAGTTGCCGGTTGTTTGGGACTTGGGCCACGCGATCCCCCGGACGTTGGATGCGAGCGTATCGCCGCCCGGTGCGAACGACTGGAAGTATAAGCCCTCGCGCGAGCATCCGCGACCGGTGGTCCTCGTACCGCCGACAGGTTCCACGCAGGGCAATGCCTTTTTCGCCGGGGCGCCGTTCTTGAAGAATCGTGGCTACTGTGTCTTCACTTTCAACCACGGAAACCTCACGCCGATCGACCAGATTCCAGTCCAGGGGCTCGGTGATATTCGGCAATCCGCGCGCACACTCGCCCGGACGGTCGATCGCGTGCGCGCCGCTACCGGTGTCGACAAGGTCGACCTCGTCGGCCATTCCCAGGGCGGGGGAATCCTGCCCGACTACTATCTGAAGTTCCTCGGCGGCGGTAATAAGGTCCACACCAAGGTCGGTATCTCGCCGTCTACCGGGACCACCCTCAACGAGATCGTCTTCCTCCGCACCCTGGTCCCGATTCTCGGTCCCGCCGTGTACAACGGATTGGCGTTCGTCGCGCCCGCGCTGATTCAGCAGGTGTACGACAGCCCGCTCAATCAGCGCACCTACGGTCGAAACAGCACGCCGCCCGGCGTCGACGTCCGGTCGCTGCCGGCGAGTGTGACCTACCACAGCATCATCACGCAGTATGACGAGGTGGTGACACCGTTCACCTTCCAGTACTACGACGGACCCAACGCTTACAACGTTCTGCTGCAGGACGGCTGCCAAGCCGATATGTCCGATCACATTTCGTCGCTCTACGACAAGCGCGCGTGGCTGCATGTACTGAACGCGCTGGATCCGGCGAACGCCGAGCCGGTGCCCTGCTTCCACGTGGCACCATTCCTGGGTTCCGCTCGTTAA